In Desulfurococcaceae archaeon, one genomic interval encodes:
- a CDS encoding GtrA family protein — protein MVYLSGMVCRDLGDSLRLCAPEPWFTLLRDKLSAKDLKKPTLITTRIRWFNKLVLKVLGIRVLGYRNNLAVLGCVGGGDVDNVTMVKLSNEDWYRVYSYKLPRSLALPLSEPYRVAIYVLIGMSGIPVNLATATLAHSALIGLLGYTANPVASTAGFEASVLSNFTLHELLTFRGTGLERAFRKVLERLVKYHVASATSWLSQVLMATALPAVLKMPFWLAQLVGIIVGFIINFILGYLYTWSRHRLEAR, from the coding sequence GTGGTTTACTTGAGTGGCATGGTTTGTAGGGATCTCGGAGATTCATTGAGGCTTTGTGCACCAGAGCCGTGGTTTACACTACTCCGAGATAAGCTCTCGGCAAAGGACTTGAAAAAACCCACCCTTATAACCACCAGAATCCGGTGGTTCAATAAGCTCGTCTTGAAGGTGCTTGGTATACGTGTATTGGGCTATAGAAATAACCTAGCAGTGTTAGGTTGTGTAGGAGGGGGTGACGTGGATAACGTTACCATGGTGAAGCTGAGTAACGAGGACTGGTACAGGGTTTACTCCTATAAGTTGCCCAGGTCTCTAGCTCTGCCCCTCTCGGAGCCTTACCGCGTGGCGATATACGTACTCATAGGTATGTCAGGTATACCCGTGAACCTCGCAACGGCTACCCTAGCGCATTCCGCGTTGATTGGGCTTTTAGGCTATACCGCTAACCCAGTAGCGTCTACTGCGGGATTTGAAGCGAGTGTTTTATCGAATTTTACACTTCATGAGCTCTTAACGTTCAGAGGTACAGGGCTTGAGAGGGCTTTCCGTAAAGTGTTGGAAAGGCTCGTTAAATACCACGTTGCGAGCGCTACTAGCTGGCTTTCACAGGTACTGATGGCCACGGCCCTTCCAGCGGTGCTTAAAATGCCGTTTTGGCTTGCTCAGCTAGTAGGCATCATTGTAGGCTTCATTATAAACTTTATATTGGGCTACTTGTATACGTGGAGCAGGCATAGGCTTGAAGCCCGCTGA
- a CDS encoding dolichol kinase, with product MLLPDDLLKETLWAFVLFTCIMLVLMFTKVLYKYMVKRNLKVNVAIYYNRKLIHVLAGGVTAFLVPYVFTSPLIPTVFALTIAAILYVPHRRKNVMEWFQVSDNAYEVNFCVAWGLSLLALWLITGNPRYAIIPPLFMSIGDAVTGIIRNSVYGRRTKSWLGNLGMLAVTVPIGLHYAGIPGIVAAAASTVVEHFEIPPFLDDNVLIALTSVLVLTLFRGYWTIL from the coding sequence TTGCTACTTCCAGACGACCTGCTCAAAGAAACCTTGTGGGCCTTCGTACTATTCACTTGCATAATGCTCGTATTGATGTTCACCAAGGTTCTTTACAAATACATGGTGAAGAGGAATCTTAAGGTCAACGTAGCAATATACTACAACAGAAAGCTCATACATGTGTTAGCCGGCGGCGTCACAGCCTTCTTAGTGCCTTACGTTTTCACCTCTCCACTAATACCAACGGTGTTCGCCTTAACTATAGCTGCAATACTGTACGTTCCTCACAGGAGGAAGAACGTAATGGAGTGGTTTCAGGTATCGGATAACGCGTACGAAGTGAATTTCTGCGTTGCATGGGGCCTTTCACTATTAGCACTATGGTTAATTACTGGTAATCCCCGCTACGCAATCATACCGCCTCTCTTCATGTCTATAGGTGACGCTGTAACAGGTATCATTAGGAACAGCGTGTACGGTAGGAGAACGAAGTCCTGGCTTGGAAACCTCGGCATGCTCGCCGTTACCGTCCCCATAGGACTACACTACGCCGGTATACCTGGTATAGTAGCGGCAGCTGCTTCAACAGTAGTAGAGCACTTCGAGATCCCGCCATTTCTTGACGACAACGTGCTGATAGCACTAACATCTGTGCTAGTACTCACTCTATTTAGGGGGTACTGGACAATACTATAG
- the udg gene encoding type-4 uracil-DNA glycosylase, giving the protein MECKAGPLEARSEWARLESEILNCTRCRLHTSRRKAVPGEGNVSSQVVFIGEAPGEKEDEAGRPFVGPAGKLLTELIELIGFKREDFYITNVIKCRPPGNREPQDDEIEACLPYLIRQLQLIKPKLIVALGRHAGRTLFRLTGLKWTSITASHGHVFHGKIAGLSVKVVPTYHPASALYNPSLKKTLEEDFKKSIKPAIEEALSLSPKRHYKTLFDFMHHR; this is encoded by the coding sequence GTGGAGTGCAAGGCGGGGCCGTTGGAAGCTCGAAGTGAGTGGGCCAGGCTTGAAAGTGAAATCTTGAATTGCACTAGATGCAGATTACACACTTCTAGGCGCAAAGCTGTACCGGGCGAAGGTAATGTGTCTTCACAAGTGGTGTTCATCGGTGAGGCCCCGGGTGAAAAGGAAGACGAGGCTGGAAGGCCATTCGTAGGCCCGGCAGGCAAGTTGCTTACAGAGCTCATTGAGTTGATCGGGTTTAAGCGCGAAGACTTTTACATCACTAACGTAATCAAGTGTAGGCCTCCCGGTAATAGGGAGCCTCAAGACGACGAGATCGAGGCGTGCTTACCGTACTTGATTAGGCAACTACAGTTAATTAAGCCCAAGCTTATAGTAGCCCTTGGAAGACATGCAGGGAGAACGTTGTTTAGGCTAACCGGGCTGAAGTGGACTAGTATAACCGCCAGCCACGGACACGTGTTCCACGGTAAAATAGCTGGCCTGAGTGTAAAGGTAGTCCCGACGTACCATCCAGCCTCTGCACTATATAACCCCTCGTTGAAGAAGACACTTGAAGAAGACTTTAAGAAATCCATTAAGCCTGCAATAGAAGAAGCCTTAAGCCTATCCCCGAAGAGGCATTACAAGACGCTATTCGACTTTATGCACCACCGGTAA
- a CDS encoding dual specificity protein phosphatase family protein, translating to MYTWIIEGKLAQAPLPSRSTFKQLMEAFTGIIVLPTWRELPVLYIDHLKEAGLDVLHIPTPDNYPVELLDVLRASLFIEKHVSRGGAVLVHCYGGIGRSGQVTAGYLIYKGYGVYEALLHVRSKVPGSVENQWQLQLLEDYYMLTSSVDRLLLSRFVEVVEELSETDGVSYKHLSKVLQFTIELYNGLGLNNVDVRRELYASMLHAHRDNVIKLLKEKTGLAMESSEGLVDFSHSLDYKMDSKVVVLHTRTLDKPEITLLCSEPCEDTVNVAEGNSAKLTALLGVKPVLSWGIYSDYI from the coding sequence GTGTACACGTGGATCATCGAAGGAAAACTCGCGCAGGCGCCCCTACCAAGTAGGTCTACGTTTAAACAGCTAATGGAGGCGTTTACAGGCATAATAGTTCTCCCTACATGGCGCGAGCTTCCGGTGCTGTACATAGATCACCTGAAGGAGGCCGGGTTGGATGTCCTACATATACCTACACCGGACAACTACCCGGTGGAGCTGTTAGATGTTCTAAGAGCATCCTTATTCATAGAGAAGCACGTAAGTAGAGGTGGGGCCGTCCTAGTACACTGTTATGGAGGGATAGGGAGAAGCGGGCAGGTAACAGCGGGTTACCTCATTTACAAAGGCTACGGGGTTTACGAGGCACTTTTACACGTAAGAAGTAAGGTTCCGGGTTCTGTAGAAAACCAGTGGCAACTACAATTACTCGAAGACTACTATATGTTGACGAGTAGCGTTGACCGTCTTTTACTAAGTAGGTTTGTAGAGGTTGTAGAAGAGCTTAGTGAAACTGATGGTGTATCATACAAGCATTTATCTAAAGTACTGCAGTTCACCATAGAGCTGTACAATGGACTTGGTCTGAACAACGTAGACGTGAGGAGGGAGCTGTACGCATCAATGCTACATGCTCATAGGGATAACGTAATAAAGCTCCTTAAAGAGAAAACGGGGCTAGCAATGGAAAGTAGTGAAGGTTTAGTAGACTTTTCGCACTCCTTGGACTACAAAATGGACTCAAAGGTAGTAGTACTGCACACAAGAACCTTGGACAAGCCCGAAATAACACTTCTCTGCAGTGAACCATGCGAGGACACCGTTAACGTCGCAGAAGGCAACTCGGCGAAATTAACCGCGCTACTCGGAGTAAAGCCTGTACTGAGCTGGGGCATATACTCGGACTACATCTAG
- a CDS encoding RAD55 family ATPase, with protein MLEAGSQPLTVQSVFRFTQDLFKYLLPHGIPRNSLVVMAGEGGSGKSVILVHLVKDFLLAGEPVIYVALDDDPQTVLSQLLSFGIDARAFCEKKQLVIIDGFSYLAKLRRQQFCVEEEVTPENPDTIVSAVSRVVEKYNIADKGLVIIDSLNEIIVILDPTRFVKFVKAIRASFSKSRSILTIVTLHTSTESFKEYLLTVEHLVDGVLETGSIPGELAQQLPIFVRQISVKKMKGVDSKPGWILYGIDHEGLKPVMLRITGPSKQ; from the coding sequence TTGCTGGAAGCGGGTTCTCAACCCCTTACTGTACAATCCGTGTTCAGATTTACGCAGGATTTGTTTAAGTACCTGCTACCCCACGGCATACCCAGAAACTCACTCGTTGTTATGGCTGGTGAAGGGGGCTCGGGTAAGTCCGTCATACTCGTACACCTCGTAAAGGACTTCCTGCTTGCCGGTGAACCAGTGATCTACGTAGCGCTAGACGACGATCCCCAGACAGTGCTAAGCCAGTTGCTGTCCTTCGGCATCGATGCACGTGCTTTTTGCGAGAAGAAACAATTAGTAATCATTGACGGCTTCAGCTACCTTGCTAAGCTGAGACGGCAGCAATTCTGCGTCGAAGAGGAGGTAACCCCCGAAAACCCGGATACCATAGTTTCCGCCGTCAGCAGGGTCGTTGAGAAATATAACATAGCAGATAAGGGCCTCGTAATCATAGACTCGCTCAACGAGATCATCGTCATCTTAGACCCGACTCGGTTCGTGAAGTTCGTTAAGGCAATAAGAGCTAGTTTCTCGAAATCGCGTAGCATACTAACAATCGTGACATTGCACACGTCTACGGAGAGCTTTAAGGAATACCTGCTAACGGTAGAGCACCTAGTTGATGGGGTTCTAGAAACAGGGAGCATACCAGGCGAGCTGGCTCAGCAACTACCTATATTTGTGAGGCAGATATCCGTTAAGAAGATGAAAGGAGTAGATAGTAAGCCAGGCTGGATACTTTACGGAATAGATCACGAGGGCTTAAAGCCGGTAATGCTCAGAATCACTGGTCCTAGTAAACAATAG
- a CDS encoding TATA-box-binding protein, with protein MGISPPKWSYRIENIVATVILEHDIDIDLLEAELPNHVYKPEQFPGVIFRLDKPRATALVFRSGKMVVTGTKSIAQLIEAVKRIIKTIDKILKKHSSGVYGKPRVQVQNIVAGGDLHSYVNLEKAAYYLEDCMYEPEQFPGLIHRMRDPRVVLLIFSSGKMVITGAKEESEVEKAVRQIAEKLWETGCIVGSREEEVEEVE; from the coding sequence TTGGGCATTTCACCCCCAAAGTGGAGTTATAGAATAGAGAATATTGTTGCAACCGTGATACTAGAGCACGATATAGACATAGACCTCCTCGAGGCCGAGTTACCGAACCACGTTTATAAACCAGAGCAGTTTCCCGGCGTCATTTTCAGGCTAGATAAACCGAGGGCAACTGCACTGGTGTTCAGGTCCGGTAAGATGGTTGTAACCGGGACTAAGAGCATTGCGCAGCTAATCGAAGCCGTTAAAAGAATCATTAAAACGATTGACAAGATCCTAAAGAAGCACAGTAGCGGTGTCTACGGAAAGCCCAGAGTACAGGTTCAGAACATAGTGGCTGGAGGGGACCTCCACTCGTACGTGAACCTCGAAAAGGCCGCATATTACCTCGAAGACTGCATGTATGAGCCGGAGCAGTTTCCCGGCCTAATACACAGGATGAGGGACCCGAGGGTTGTTCTCTTGATTTTCAGTAGTGGTAAAATGGTCATTACAGGTGCGAAGGAGGAATCCGAGGTGGAAAAGGCGGTTAGGCAAATAGCCGAGAAGCTCTGGGAAACGGGGTGCATTGTCGGTTCACGCGAAGAAGAGGTCGAGGAAGTGGAATAA
- a CDS encoding ATP/GTP-binding protein, translated as MPAVNVVFVGPAGSGKTSLVRAYSEWTRQNLLLRVAPVNLDPGAEELGYEPVFDVRSMFTLRSIMERYGLGPNGAFIKASELIAERADEIASRPPFSEPWKWDMVLVDTPGQMEAFLFRPSSSIFLRKLSSLGNTVIVYIIDASAIEKVTDAVFLWFLYVLVQMKTGLIVVPVISKKDIARNLELVRLLVEDPSKLVHEAKDEGFALDILPDLIGIATKTRGPLRAVLVSSREVDGMEHLHALLHEAFCACGDLT; from the coding sequence GTGCCAGCGGTGAACGTGGTCTTCGTCGGCCCCGCGGGATCCGGGAAAACCAGCCTCGTCAGGGCTTACTCCGAGTGGACTAGGCAGAACTTACTTTTACGCGTTGCGCCCGTAAACCTCGATCCAGGCGCAGAGGAGCTCGGATACGAGCCCGTGTTCGACGTCCGGAGTATGTTCACGCTAAGAAGCATCATGGAGAGGTATGGGCTTGGACCGAACGGAGCGTTTATAAAGGCGTCGGAGCTCATTGCTGAAAGAGCAGATGAAATAGCTTCAAGACCACCATTCTCTGAGCCCTGGAAATGGGATATGGTTCTAGTTGACACACCAGGCCAGATGGAGGCATTTCTATTTAGGCCTTCGAGTAGTATTTTTCTGAGAAAGCTAAGCAGCCTCGGCAACACGGTTATAGTATACATAATCGACGCGTCTGCCATCGAGAAAGTCACCGATGCCGTTTTCCTGTGGTTTCTCTATGTGCTAGTACAGATGAAGACCGGGCTCATAGTTGTACCGGTCATAAGTAAGAAGGACATAGCCAGAAACTTAGAACTGGTTAGGCTTCTCGTCGAAGACCCCTCGAAGCTTGTGCACGAGGCCAAGGACGAGGGATTCGCGCTTGACATTCTCCCCGACCTCATAGGGATAGCCACTAAAACCCGAGGCCCCCTAAGAGCCGTACTGGTGTCATCGAGGGAAGTCGATGGAATGGAGCATCTTCACGCTCTTTTACACGAAGCTTTTTGCGCCTGTGGTGATTTAACGTGA
- a CDS encoding Lrp/AsnC family transcriptional regulator — MSGLVLDEIDKTIIKELVKNARITYRELAKSVNLTDVAVIKRVKKLEKNSVIRKYTTIVNPLALGFTKVSFTGINVKPERLFDVVKYLKEKDYVKYLALTTGDHDIMVTIWARSAEDLEKIHDEIRNFEGVVSVYPMIVSEVIKDEMYT; from the coding sequence ATGTCTGGCTTAGTGCTAGATGAGATCGACAAGACTATTATAAAGGAGCTCGTAAAAAACGCTAGGATAACTTACCGTGAGCTCGCAAAATCAGTCAATCTAACTGACGTAGCAGTAATCAAGAGGGTTAAGAAGCTTGAAAAGAACAGTGTAATTAGGAAATACACTACAATAGTTAACCCGCTGGCACTGGGTTTCACCAAGGTAAGCTTCACGGGGATAAACGTGAAGCCCGAAAGACTGTTCGACGTCGTTAAATACCTCAAAGAAAAAGACTACGTCAAGTACCTTGCGCTAACTACTGGGGACCACGACATAATGGTTACTATATGGGCACGCTCCGCTGAAGACTTAGAGAAGATACACGATGAAATACGTAATTTTGAGGGAGTGGTGTCCGTCTACCCGATGATCGTCTCGGAAGTAATCAAGGATGAAATGTACACCTAG
- a CDS encoding DUF5622 domain-containing protein produces MGLKHKKYIYVKRSDGWYVKVRVLNIRFGSKIEQADVGDPSRYVVIGLKTRNPPQKAIIVGEEALPEELRNQLYTI; encoded by the coding sequence ATGGGCTTAAAGCACAAGAAGTACATATACGTTAAAAGAAGTGATGGGTGGTACGTGAAAGTACGTGTACTGAACATAAGGTTCGGTTCTAAAATAGAACAAGCCGACGTAGGAGACCCCTCGAGGTACGTCGTTATAGGCTTAAAGACCCGGAACCCACCTCAAAAAGCCATTATAGTCGGCGAAGAAGCCCTGCCAGAAGAGCTGAGAAACCAGCTATACACCATTTAG
- a CDS encoding DUF2070 family protein codes for MRNSNEIYKPKTVISRYYTILFTLPRWQYLAATFIALGAVLVASMREGSYPLLISSFATYAILEVYARLCRRTVFYKVKRRIGLALAVLVYSAVFAAITRHSMVSVISSTAVVAVIVFGLDGTSASRIPLIVAPQTVTLVAMRFLGYYGGNEILTGLLVALILVLINLSMYMFMSRRRVNGCALSELGMLFLRNWLDKKTEIELAFEELGEYQYVNPRIIEFGDLAVVYTDVHYGPFSNIGSSRLPELLSKTFKRLGFRDVIALHGLGSHDRNIVSSKQVSEYIEYLTKTYLGDEKTQLLYHGAFSIRDDEWLVLGIVFDKLSILVVSRPYKGIDDLPYAVQVDYEIKAKSVGLGDVVIIDAHNWELQEEPSLEKLDIVLEKSLAEIARLKSKKPVEVYYKYKCFEAPAPGVVNGDACILCITGENREEACLIYLRGNNVKPNVRDVLLREASALETELIEVLTNDEHSETGTRAYIAYIPVHESPELVEAVRRASEALRKAPYRKSAWLYTCRLNLKLMGRSVHEIKKRLGISVREAAILLLAYVFLTPVVLMLVLRLL; via the coding sequence GTGCGGAATAGCAATGAAATCTACAAGCCAAAAACAGTTATTAGCAGGTATTACACGATACTCTTTACCCTGCCTAGATGGCAGTACCTGGCAGCAACGTTCATAGCTTTAGGCGCCGTGCTAGTAGCCTCTATGCGTGAGGGATCATACCCGCTTTTAATAAGCTCTTTCGCGACTTACGCAATTCTAGAAGTATATGCCAGGCTGTGCAGGAGAACTGTCTTCTACAAGGTCAAAAGGCGCATTGGACTTGCTCTAGCCGTACTAGTATATTCCGCCGTCTTTGCGGCTATTACGAGGCACAGCATGGTATCGGTTATATCCTCAACCGCGGTGGTAGCGGTGATCGTCTTCGGGCTCGACGGCACAAGCGCCTCCAGGATCCCTCTTATCGTAGCGCCGCAAACGGTAACGCTGGTGGCAATGCGCTTCTTGGGCTATTACGGTGGGAACGAGATTTTAACAGGGCTACTTGTAGCCCTCATATTGGTACTCATAAACCTATCAATGTACATGTTCATGTCTAGGCGGAGAGTAAATGGCTGTGCACTTTCAGAGCTCGGCATGCTGTTCCTCAGAAACTGGCTTGACAAGAAAACAGAGATAGAACTGGCGTTTGAAGAGCTGGGCGAGTACCAGTACGTGAACCCGCGTATAATAGAGTTCGGAGACCTCGCGGTAGTTTACACAGACGTACATTACGGCCCATTTTCAAACATAGGTAGTAGTAGGCTACCAGAACTGCTTTCCAAGACCTTCAAGAGGCTGGGATTTAGGGACGTTATAGCCCTTCACGGGCTTGGATCGCACGATAGGAATATCGTTTCCTCGAAACAAGTTAGTGAATACATTGAATACCTAACTAAGACGTACCTCGGTGACGAGAAGACCCAGCTCCTATATCACGGCGCATTCAGCATACGAGATGACGAGTGGCTAGTCCTGGGAATAGTGTTCGATAAACTCTCCATTTTAGTGGTTTCAAGGCCTTATAAGGGCATAGACGATTTACCCTACGCCGTGCAAGTGGACTACGAAATTAAGGCTAAGAGCGTCGGGCTCGGGGATGTGGTCATAATAGATGCCCATAACTGGGAATTACAAGAAGAACCTAGCTTAGAGAAACTCGACATCGTTCTCGAGAAGTCCCTTGCAGAAATCGCGAGATTGAAGTCAAAGAAGCCCGTGGAGGTTTACTACAAGTACAAGTGCTTTGAGGCCCCTGCACCAGGGGTTGTAAACGGAGATGCATGTATTCTGTGCATTACGGGTGAAAACCGTGAAGAGGCGTGCCTGATTTACTTGAGGGGTAATAACGTAAAACCGAACGTCAGGGACGTCCTACTGAGAGAAGCGAGTGCCCTCGAAACCGAGCTCATAGAGGTATTAACTAATGACGAGCACAGCGAGACCGGTACGCGTGCTTACATAGCTTACATCCCAGTACACGAAAGCCCGGAACTAGTAGAGGCAGTTAGACGAGCGTCTGAGGCGCTGAGGAAAGCCCCCTACCGGAAATCGGCATGGCTCTATACGTGCCGCTTGAACTTGAAGCTCATGGGTAGAAGCGTGCATGAGATCAAGAAGCGATTGGGTATTAGTGTCAGAGAGGCAGCAATACTGCTACTCGCTTACGTGTTTCTGACCCCGGTAGTTTTAATGCTTGTATTGCGCTTACTTTAA
- a CDS encoding ATP-dependent DNA ligase has translation MPLKPLAETIDRLELVSARTQMVALLVNLFKSVPPDIINTVVYLVQGVLWPDWKGMPELGVGEKMLIKAIGLACNVPEKEVEQLVKSTGDLGKAVEALKQRAQSRQTGLTLFAFTQKAPTELTVLTTYNTLVKIATVQGEGSKDLKTRLTASLLKDASPKEAKFLVRFIEGRLRVGVGDATIMDALASTYGGGANARPIIERAYNLRADLGEVAKILATQGLEALKNIKPEVGVPIRPMLAERLSDPHEILSNAGGSAFVEYKYDGERAQIHKKGDRVWIYSRRLENITHRYPDVVQRVIERVKAEEVIAEGEIVAYNPETGELLPFQELMHRKRKHDIHVTVKEYPVKVFLFDLLYLNGKDYTVKPLPERRIALESIIEESEDFVVAKYIKTDSPEELEKFFLQAISEGAEGVMVKAIHKDSIYQAGARGWLWIKYKRDYKSEMADTVDLVVVGAFHGKGKRGGKFGALLMAAYDPEKDVFETVCKVGSGFKDEDLDRLPELLKPYMRDRKHPRVVAEMEPDVWVEPVLVAEIIGAELTLSPIHTCARGVIESNAGISIRFPRFIRWRPDKRPEDATTSRELVEMYKRQLRKIAVEAPESGSEV, from the coding sequence ATGCCCTTAAAACCTCTCGCTGAAACGATTGATAGGCTTGAGCTTGTTAGTGCGAGAACTCAAATGGTGGCATTACTCGTAAACCTCTTTAAGAGCGTTCCACCCGACATAATTAACACAGTGGTTTACCTGGTTCAAGGGGTTCTCTGGCCTGACTGGAAGGGCATGCCAGAACTAGGTGTTGGGGAAAAGATGCTGATCAAAGCGATAGGACTAGCCTGCAACGTCCCGGAGAAGGAGGTGGAACAGCTCGTTAAAAGCACCGGCGACCTCGGCAAGGCTGTTGAAGCCCTGAAACAAAGAGCTCAGTCAAGGCAGACGGGGTTAACACTCTTCGCGTTCACGCAGAAAGCACCTACCGAGCTAACGGTGTTAACGACCTACAATACACTTGTAAAAATAGCTACCGTGCAAGGAGAGGGTAGTAAGGATTTGAAGACAAGACTTACAGCAAGCTTATTGAAAGACGCATCGCCTAAAGAAGCGAAGTTCCTCGTAAGGTTTATTGAAGGTCGGCTGAGGGTAGGCGTCGGAGACGCGACGATAATGGATGCACTAGCGTCTACGTATGGCGGGGGGGCAAACGCAAGGCCTATTATTGAACGGGCTTACAACCTAAGAGCGGACCTCGGCGAAGTGGCCAAAATACTGGCTACTCAGGGGCTCGAAGCGCTTAAAAATATTAAACCAGAAGTGGGAGTGCCTATAAGACCCATGCTCGCTGAGAGACTGAGCGATCCGCATGAAATACTGTCAAATGCAGGCGGTAGTGCGTTTGTCGAATATAAGTACGACGGTGAGAGAGCACAAATACACAAGAAAGGTGATAGGGTCTGGATCTACTCCAGGAGACTAGAAAACATTACTCACCGGTATCCCGACGTCGTTCAGAGGGTTATTGAAAGAGTGAAAGCCGAAGAGGTCATAGCGGAGGGGGAAATCGTAGCATACAACCCCGAAACAGGCGAGCTACTACCCTTCCAGGAATTAATGCACAGAAAGAGAAAACACGACATACACGTAACCGTAAAGGAATACCCCGTTAAGGTCTTCCTCTTCGACTTGCTATACCTTAACGGTAAAGATTACACCGTTAAGCCCCTACCTGAGAGAAGAATTGCCCTTGAAAGCATCATTGAGGAATCAGAGGACTTTGTCGTGGCGAAGTACATCAAGACGGACTCCCCTGAAGAGCTCGAAAAGTTCTTCCTGCAAGCAATTAGCGAAGGAGCTGAAGGAGTCATGGTTAAGGCAATACACAAGGACTCAATATACCAGGCGGGTGCAAGAGGCTGGTTGTGGATAAAGTACAAGCGCGACTATAAGAGCGAAATGGCCGATACCGTAGACCTGGTAGTCGTGGGTGCATTTCACGGCAAGGGTAAGCGGGGTGGAAAGTTCGGTGCGCTATTAATGGCGGCTTACGATCCCGAAAAAGACGTGTTCGAGACGGTTTGCAAAGTCGGATCAGGCTTTAAAGACGAAGACCTTGATAGATTGCCAGAACTGCTCAAACCCTATATGAGGGATAGAAAGCACCCAAGGGTTGTCGCTGAGATGGAACCCGACGTATGGGTCGAACCCGTCCTGGTAGCGGAGATCATCGGTGCCGAGCTAACGCTCTCCCCCATACACACGTGCGCTAGAGGGGTAATAGAGTCTAACGCCGGTATATCGATAAGGTTTCCACGGTTCATAAGGTGGAGGCCCGATAAAAGACCCGAAGACGCCACTACAAGCCGAGAGCTCGTAGAGATGTACAAGAGGCAGTTGAGAAAGATCGCGGTTGAGGCGCCTGAATCTGGGAGTGAAGTTTAA
- a CDS encoding DUF5305 family protein, with protein sequence MFRGIFYNKILIGVVLFILVSSIFMVVYAYQLPLEKVHESTLYEYTSKGVFDYIVTLYPSILYEDSTLTNPDKVFLKLVDKVAVSIAYVFDSKPPATEISNTLDVEVLLSHPQVWSRKMSSATIGSRENVVKYVVELDIPLILSLAKNISQAVDLPSSKYTIIINCVAKTTFTLAGVTRTTNFPFSLQMNLDLVGKTIEFSQREFSNTNAQKSTEARETAVHVGFISVSTRLLRQVSIVFLVATSAFTATLAGISVAHLYKVRKSSTLRSARKYKSLIVETSEISGDVSGKVVKVKSLDELAKISESVVKPIMYLKTDNKHSFYVLDEDVIYIYEHEEKS encoded by the coding sequence GTGTTCAGGGGCATATTTTACAACAAAATATTGATAGGAGTAGTTTTATTCATATTGGTATCGTCGATATTCATGGTGGTGTATGCTTACCAGTTGCCACTAGAGAAAGTACATGAAAGTACGCTCTACGAGTATACCAGTAAGGGGGTGTTCGACTACATCGTTACGCTCTATCCAAGCATACTGTACGAGGACAGCACGCTGACGAACCCGGATAAGGTGTTCCTAAAACTCGTGGATAAGGTTGCTGTGAGTATAGCCTACGTGTTCGATTCCAAACCCCCGGCAACGGAAATCAGTAACACTTTGGACGTGGAAGTGCTACTGAGCCATCCGCAGGTGTGGAGTAGAAAGATGAGTTCCGCGACCATCGGGTCGCGGGAAAACGTAGTTAAGTACGTGGTGGAGCTAGACATACCCCTAATACTGTCTCTTGCTAAAAATATTTCGCAAGCGGTGGACTTACCCAGCTCCAAGTACACTATCATTATAAACTGTGTCGCTAAGACTACCTTCACCTTAGCCGGCGTAACTAGAACCACTAACTTTCCTTTCTCGCTTCAAATGAACTTAGACCTTGTAGGAAAAACCATTGAATTCTCCCAAAGAGAGTTTAGCAATACTAATGCCCAGAAAAGCACTGAAGCCCGTGAAACCGCAGTACACGTGGGCTTCATTAGCGTAAGTACCCGCCTCCTCAGGCAGGTATCTATAGTGTTCTTGGTTGCAACCTCCGCCTTTACAGCTACTTTAGCGGGGATAAGTGTTGCTCACTTGTACAAGGTTAGGAAAAGCAGCACTTTGAGGTCGGCTCGTAAGTATAAGTCGTTAATAGTTGAAACAAGCGAGATCTCCGGGGACGTATCCGGTAAAGTTGTAAAGGTTAAGAGCCTGGATGAGCTCGCGAAGATCTCCGAGAGCGTTGTTAAGCCTATTATGTACTTAAAGACGGACAATAAGCACTCGTTCTACGTGCTCGACGAAGATGTCATCTACATATATGAGCACGAAGAAAAAAGCTAG